A region from the Paludicola sp. MB14-C6 genome encodes:
- a CDS encoding DUF6062 family protein, whose translation MIQSIYTIPIQDVFEPKCGCPICNLQKMLEERCLCYILGDAMMQPDIRQQTNYYGFCSDHLKKMFSRQKKLPLALMLETHLDELEKKHVTNQPRTKKSLPSPAKTCFVCNEINEALNNIINNTIKLYTVDSDFRKLFKEQPFFCFSHYDLLVEKASILLNKKEIIPFMNDISEVTKNYLVNLKNDVHAFSTMFDYRNSKQEITDENILTSLERAITFLSSN comes from the coding sequence ATGATTCAATCCATTTATACAATACCAATTCAGGATGTTTTCGAGCCAAAATGTGGCTGTCCTATTTGCAACTTACAAAAAATGTTGGAAGAACGCTGTCTTTGCTATATTCTCGGTGATGCTATGATGCAGCCCGATATTCGCCAACAAACAAATTATTATGGATTTTGTTCTGACCATTTAAAAAAAATGTTTTCAAGGCAGAAAAAGTTGCCACTAGCCCTAATGCTTGAAACACATTTAGACGAATTAGAGAAAAAGCATGTAACGAATCAGCCAAGAACCAAGAAAAGTCTACCTTCACCTGCAAAAACCTGCTTTGTTTGTAATGAAATCAATGAAGCATTAAACAATATTATCAATAATACAATCAAATTATATACCGTTGATTCAGATTTTCGTAAACTATTTAAAGAACAACCCTTCTTTTGCTTTTCTCATTATGATTTGCTCGTTGAAAAAGCATCAATCTTATTAAATAAAAAGGAAATCATCCCATTTATGAACGATATTTCCGAAGTCACTAAAAACTATTTAGTAAATTTAAAAAACGATGTTCACGCTTTCTCAACAATGTTCGACTATCGCAATAGCAAGCAAGAAATTACTGATGAAAATATTCTTACTTCACTAGAAAGGGCTATTACCTTTTTATCTTCTAATTAA